Proteins encoded in a region of the Mycobacterium branderi genome:
- a CDS encoding cytochrome P450, producing MPTPNLAPGFDFLDPDVNVKGLPVKELAELRRSQPIFWVDVPGGTGGFGDKGYWAITKHKDVKEISVRSDVFSSQQDCAIPVWPHTMTREQIDLQRNVMLNMDAPHHTRLRKIISRGFTPRAIGRLRDELDARAQNIAKTAAAAGTGDFVEQVSCELPLQAIAGLLGVPQDDRDKIFRWSNEMTGNEDPEYAHIDPQMSSAELIMYAMKMAEERAKDPGEDIVTQLIQADIDGEKLSDDEFGFFVVMLAVAGNETTRNSITLGMIAFAENPDQWELFKRERPETAPDEIVRWATPVTAFQRTALEDYELSGVQIKKGQRVVMFYRSANFDEEVFEDPFTFNILRNPNPHVGFGGTGAHYCIGANLARMTISLIFNAVADHMPDLKPLSTPERLRSGWLNGIKHWQVDYTGKCPVVH from the coding sequence ATGCCTACCCCTAATCTTGCCCCCGGGTTCGACTTCCTCGATCCTGATGTGAACGTCAAGGGCCTGCCGGTCAAGGAGCTTGCCGAGCTGCGCCGCTCGCAGCCCATCTTCTGGGTGGACGTCCCCGGCGGGACCGGCGGCTTCGGGGACAAGGGCTATTGGGCGATCACCAAGCACAAGGACGTCAAGGAGATCTCCGTCCGCAGCGACGTCTTCTCTTCTCAGCAGGACTGCGCCATCCCGGTCTGGCCGCACACGATGACGCGAGAGCAAATCGACCTGCAACGCAACGTCATGCTCAACATGGACGCGCCGCATCACACCCGGCTGCGCAAGATCATCTCGCGTGGTTTCACGCCGCGCGCCATCGGACGGTTGCGCGACGAACTCGATGCCCGCGCGCAGAACATCGCCAAGACCGCCGCGGCTGCCGGAACAGGTGACTTCGTTGAGCAGGTGTCGTGTGAGCTGCCGTTGCAGGCCATCGCCGGCTTGCTGGGCGTTCCGCAGGATGATCGGGACAAGATCTTCCGCTGGTCCAACGAGATGACGGGCAACGAGGATCCCGAGTACGCCCACATCGACCCGCAGATGTCGTCGGCCGAGCTGATCATGTACGCGATGAAGATGGCCGAGGAGCGCGCCAAGGACCCTGGGGAAGACATTGTCACCCAGTTGATTCAGGCCGACATCGACGGCGAGAAGCTCTCCGACGACGAATTTGGGTTCTTCGTGGTGATGCTTGCGGTCGCCGGCAACGAAACCACCCGCAACTCCATCACGCTCGGCATGATCGCGTTCGCGGAAAACCCCGACCAATGGGAGCTGTTCAAGAGGGAGCGCCCGGAGACGGCGCCCGACGAGATCGTCCGTTGGGCCACCCCGGTCACCGCGTTCCAGCGCACCGCTCTGGAGGACTACGAGCTCTCCGGTGTGCAGATCAAGAAGGGCCAGCGGGTGGTGATGTTCTACCGCTCGGCCAACTTTGACGAAGAAGTCTTCGAGGATCCGTTCACGTTCAACATCCTGCGCAACCCCAATCCGCATGTCGGCTTCGGCGGCACCGGGGCGCACTACTGCATCGGCGCTAACCTGGCCCGGATGACCATCAGCTTGATCTTTAACGCAGTCGCCGACCACATGCCTGACCTCAAACCGCTTTCGACACCCGAGCGGCTGCGGTCCGGGTGGCTTAACGGCATCAAACACTGGCAGGTCGACTACACCGGTAAATGCCCGGTGGTGCACTGA
- a CDS encoding acyl-CoA dehydrogenase family protein — MDFTLDPAQQAVADVVTSVLDRDLSWDALVSGGVTALPVPERLGGDGVGLAEVATALTEIGRRGFVGPALASLGLGAVPLLDLASDEQQDRYLAGLAKGSILTAAFNEPGAALPERPAVTLSGNRLSGTKIGVGYAEQAEWMLVTADNAVVVISPKAEGVQLVRTPTSNGSDEYAVTFVDAQVDGVLDGASAHRVNQLALAAIGAYAAGLVAGALRLTADYVANRHQFGKPLSTFQTVAAQLAEVYIASRTIDLASTSVVWRLAEGRDADDDLDVLGYWITSQAPPVMQICHHLHGGMGMDITYPMPRYYSTIKDLTRLLGGPSHRLDLVGAQCS, encoded by the coding sequence ATGGATTTCACCCTCGACCCGGCGCAGCAGGCTGTCGCCGACGTGGTCACGTCGGTGCTGGACCGCGATTTGAGCTGGGACGCATTGGTTTCCGGCGGTGTGACGGCGTTGCCGGTGCCGGAACGCCTCGGCGGGGACGGCGTCGGCTTGGCCGAGGTCGCCACGGCACTGACCGAGATCGGCCGCCGCGGCTTCGTCGGGCCCGCCCTGGCCAGCCTCGGACTCGGCGCCGTGCCGCTGCTGGACCTGGCGTCCGACGAACAGCAGGATCGTTACCTCGCCGGCCTGGCCAAGGGATCGATTCTCACGGCGGCGTTCAACGAACCCGGCGCAGCGCTGCCGGAGCGGCCGGCTGTCACGCTGTCCGGTAACCGGTTGTCGGGCACCAAGATCGGTGTCGGGTATGCCGAGCAGGCCGAGTGGATGCTCGTGACGGCCGACAACGCCGTCGTCGTCATCTCCCCGAAAGCCGAGGGTGTGCAACTGGTGCGCACCCCGACCTCCAACGGATCCGACGAGTACGCGGTGACGTTTGTGGATGCACAGGTCGACGGTGTGCTGGACGGGGCGAGCGCGCATCGGGTGAACCAGCTTGCGCTGGCGGCCATCGGTGCTTACGCGGCCGGCCTGGTGGCCGGCGCGTTGCGGCTTACCGCCGACTACGTGGCCAACCGGCACCAGTTCGGCAAGCCGCTCTCGACGTTCCAGACGGTTGCCGCGCAGCTCGCGGAGGTCTACATCGCTTCGCGGACCATCGATTTGGCGTCGACGTCCGTTGTTTGGCGACTGGCGGAGGGCCGCGACGCCGATGACGACCTCGACGTGCTCGGCTACTGGATCACCTCGCAGGCGCCGCCGGTGATGCAGATCTGCCACCACTTGCACGGCGGGATGGGCATGGACATCACCTATCCGATGCCGCGGTACTACTCCACGATCAAGGACCTGACCCGGTTGTTGGGCGGGCCGTCGCATCGCTTAGACCTCGTGGGAGCGCAATGTTCGTAG
- the fadE29 gene encoding acyl-CoA dehydrogenase FadE29: MFVDLTPEQRQLQAELRQYFSNLILPEERKAMESDRHNEAYRAVIRRMGRDGKLGVGWPKEFGGLGFGPIEQQIFVNEAHRADVPLPAVTLQTVGPTLQMYGSEMQKKKFLPAILAGEVHFAIGYTEPEAGTDLASLRTTAVRHGDEYIVNGQKIFTTGAHDADYIWLACRTDPDAVKHKGISILIIDTKDPGYSWTPIILSDGAHHTNATYYNDVRVPADMLVGEENGGWRLITTQLNNERVMLGPAGRFASIYDRVHAWASKPGGNGVTPIDHDDVKRALGEIHSIWRINELLNWQVAAAGEDINVADAAATKVFGTERVQYVGRLAEEIVGRYGNPAEPETAELLSWLDSQTKRNLVITFGGGVNEVMREMIAASGLKVPRVPR, encoded by the coding sequence ATGTTCGTAGATCTGACGCCGGAGCAGCGGCAGCTGCAAGCCGAGCTGCGGCAATACTTTTCGAATCTGATCTTGCCCGAAGAGCGCAAGGCGATGGAGTCCGATCGGCACAACGAGGCGTACCGTGCGGTGATCCGGCGGATGGGCCGCGACGGCAAGCTCGGGGTGGGATGGCCAAAGGAGTTCGGCGGCCTGGGTTTCGGCCCGATCGAGCAGCAGATCTTCGTCAACGAAGCCCATCGTGCCGACGTGCCGCTGCCCGCGGTGACGCTGCAGACCGTCGGGCCTACTCTGCAGATGTACGGCAGCGAGATGCAGAAGAAGAAGTTCCTGCCGGCGATCCTGGCCGGTGAGGTGCACTTCGCGATCGGCTACACCGAGCCGGAGGCGGGCACCGACCTGGCGTCGTTGCGCACCACCGCTGTTCGGCACGGCGACGAGTACATCGTCAACGGACAGAAGATCTTCACCACCGGTGCGCACGACGCCGACTACATCTGGCTGGCGTGTCGTACCGACCCGGATGCGGTGAAGCACAAGGGCATTTCGATCCTGATCATCGACACCAAGGATCCCGGTTACTCGTGGACGCCGATCATCCTGTCCGACGGCGCCCACCACACCAATGCCACCTACTACAACGACGTGCGGGTGCCCGCCGACATGCTGGTCGGTGAGGAGAACGGCGGCTGGCGGCTGATCACCACCCAGCTCAACAACGAGCGGGTGATGCTCGGCCCGGCCGGACGGTTCGCCAGCATCTACGACCGCGTCCACGCGTGGGCGTCCAAGCCGGGCGGTAACGGTGTGACGCCGATCGACCACGACGACGTCAAGCGCGCGCTGGGCGAGATTCATTCGATCTGGCGGATCAACGAGTTGCTCAACTGGCAGGTCGCCGCCGCGGGTGAGGACATCAACGTGGCCGACGCCGCTGCCACCAAAGTCTTTGGTACCGAACGGGTTCAGTATGTCGGTCGGCTTGCCGAGGAAATCGTCGGCAGGTACGGCAATCCTGCCGAGCCGGAGACCGCGGAGCTGCTGAGCTGGCTGGACTCCCAGACCAAGCGCAACCTGGTGATCACGTTCGGCGGTGGGGTGAACGAAGTGATGCGGGAAATGATCGCGGCCTCGGGTCTCAAGGTGCCGAGGGTACCGCGATGA
- a CDS encoding bifunctional MaoC family dehydratase N-terminal/OB-fold nucleic acid binding domain-containing protein, with protein MTDIQQAVEQVKAAGRSKPRLGRDPVNLPMIHHWVDAMGDANPIYVDEEAAKAAGHPGIVAPPAMIQVWTMMGLGGVRPDDDPLGRIIELFDDAGYVGVVATNCEQTYHRYLRPGEEVSVSAELTDVIGPKQTALGEGYFINQHITWQVGDEDVAEMNWRILKFRPRDADKPTVPDDLDPAAMMRPSSSKDTQFFWDGVNAHELRIQKRADGSLQHPPVPAVWQDKTAPIDYVVASGKGTVFSFVVHHAPKVPGRTLPFVIALVELEEGVRMLGELRGVDPSRVEIGMPVRATYIDFPETESGPAWTLYAWEPDA; from the coding sequence ATGACCGACATCCAACAGGCCGTCGAGCAAGTGAAGGCGGCCGGTCGCAGCAAGCCGCGCCTGGGCCGGGATCCGGTGAACCTGCCGATGATCCACCACTGGGTCGACGCGATGGGCGATGCGAACCCGATCTACGTCGACGAGGAGGCGGCGAAGGCCGCAGGGCACCCCGGGATCGTCGCGCCGCCGGCGATGATCCAGGTGTGGACGATGATGGGGCTGGGCGGCGTCCGGCCGGACGACGATCCGTTGGGCCGCATTATCGAGTTGTTCGACGACGCAGGCTATGTCGGCGTCGTCGCGACCAACTGCGAGCAGACCTATCACCGGTATTTGCGGCCCGGCGAAGAGGTCAGCGTCAGCGCCGAACTCACCGACGTGATCGGTCCCAAGCAGACGGCGCTGGGCGAAGGGTATTTCATCAACCAGCACATCACCTGGCAGGTCGGCGACGAGGACGTCGCCGAAATGAATTGGCGCATCCTGAAATTCCGTCCACGCGATGCCGACAAGCCGACGGTGCCCGATGACCTCGACCCGGCTGCGATGATGCGACCGTCGTCGTCGAAAGACACGCAGTTCTTCTGGGACGGCGTCAACGCGCACGAATTGCGGATTCAGAAGCGCGCCGACGGCAGTCTGCAGCACCCGCCGGTACCCGCAGTCTGGCAGGACAAAACGGCACCCATCGACTATGTGGTGGCCAGCGGCAAGGGCACCGTGTTCAGCTTCGTGGTGCACCACGCGCCGAAGGTGCCCGGCCGAACGCTGCCGTTCGTCATCGCGCTGGTCGAACTCGAGGAGGGAGTGCGGATGCTCGGCGAGCTGCGCGGGGTCGACCCGTCGCGTGTCGAGATCGGAATGCCGGTGCGGGCAACGTATATCGACTTCCCGGAAACGGAATCGGGGCCTGCCTGGACGCTGTACGCGTGGGAGCCGGACGCATGA
- a CDS encoding MaoC family dehydratase yields the protein MTAVGTTLPELKLYGDPTFIVSTALATRDFQDVHHDRDKAQAKGSKDIFVNILTDTGLVQRYITDWAGPSAVIKSIGLRLGVPWYAYDTVTFSGEVTAVDDDLITVKVVGRNSLGDHVIATATLEAPDVVR from the coding sequence ATGACAGCGGTAGGCACGACACTGCCGGAGCTCAAGCTGTATGGCGACCCGACGTTCATCGTGTCGACCGCGCTGGCCACCCGAGACTTTCAGGATGTCCACCACGACCGGGACAAGGCGCAGGCCAAGGGCTCCAAAGACATTTTCGTCAACATTCTCACCGATACGGGTCTGGTGCAGCGCTACATCACCGACTGGGCAGGCCCGTCGGCGGTCATCAAGTCGATCGGGTTGCGACTGGGTGTGCCGTGGTATGCCTACGACACCGTGACGTTCTCCGGTGAGGTCACCGCAGTCGATGACGACCTGATCACCGTGAAAGTGGTGGGCCGCAACAGCCTTGGCGACCACGTCATTGCCACCGCTACTTTGGAGGCCCCTGATGTTGTCCGGTAA
- a CDS encoding lipid-transfer protein, protein MLSGKAAIVGIGATDFSKNSGRSELRLAAEAVQDALDDAGLSPSDVDGLTTFTMDTNTEVAVARAAGIGELKFFSKIHYGGGAACATIQQAAMAVATGVADCVVAYRAFNERSGMRFGQVQTRLTENADSTGVDNSFSYPHGLSTPAAQVAMIAKRYMHLSGATSRDFGAISVADRKHAAKNPKAYFYEKPITIEDHQNSRWIAEPLRLLDCCQETDGAVAIVVTSVERAKDLKHRPAVIEAAAQGSSPDQYTMVSYYRPELDGLPEMGLVGKQLWAQSGLKPADIQTAVLYDHFTPFTLIQLEELGFCGWGEAKDFIADGAIEIGGRLPINTHGGQLGEAYIHGMNGIAEGVRQLRGTSVNQVDGVEHVLVTAGTGVPTSGLILG, encoded by the coding sequence ATGTTGTCCGGTAAGGCCGCGATCGTCGGGATCGGCGCCACCGACTTTTCGAAGAACTCCGGGCGCAGCGAGTTGCGCTTGGCGGCCGAGGCAGTCCAAGACGCGCTCGACGATGCCGGGCTGAGTCCTTCCGATGTCGACGGGCTGACCACCTTCACGATGGACACCAACACCGAGGTGGCCGTCGCCCGGGCGGCCGGAATCGGTGAGCTGAAGTTCTTCTCGAAGATCCACTATGGCGGCGGCGCGGCGTGCGCAACCATCCAGCAGGCCGCGATGGCTGTCGCCACCGGGGTCGCGGATTGTGTTGTCGCTTACCGCGCGTTCAACGAACGCTCTGGCATGCGGTTCGGCCAGGTGCAGACCCGGCTGACCGAGAACGCCGACTCCACCGGCGTCGACAACTCGTTCTCGTATCCGCACGGCCTGTCCACACCCGCGGCGCAGGTAGCGATGATCGCCAAGCGCTACATGCATCTGTCGGGTGCAACCAGCCGCGACTTCGGCGCCATCTCGGTGGCCGACCGCAAGCACGCAGCCAAGAATCCCAAGGCCTACTTCTACGAAAAGCCGATCACCATTGAGGATCACCAGAATTCGCGGTGGATCGCCGAGCCGCTGCGGCTGCTGGACTGCTGCCAGGAGACCGACGGCGCGGTCGCGATCGTGGTGACGTCGGTCGAGCGGGCGAAGGACCTCAAGCACCGGCCGGCAGTTATCGAGGCCGCGGCGCAGGGCTCCAGCCCCGACCAGTACACGATGGTCAGCTACTACCGGCCCGAGCTCGATGGCCTGCCCGAGATGGGTCTCGTCGGCAAGCAGCTGTGGGCGCAATCGGGACTCAAGCCTGCGGACATCCAAACCGCCGTGCTCTACGACCATTTCACGCCGTTCACGCTGATCCAGTTGGAGGAGTTGGGTTTCTGCGGCTGGGGAGAGGCCAAGGACTTTATCGCCGACGGCGCGATCGAGATCGGCGGACGGCTGCCGATCAACACGCACGGCGGGCAGCTCGGCGAGGCGTACATTCACGGCATGAACGGAATCGCCGAGGGTGTGCGGCAATTGCGCGGCACCTCGGTGAACCAGGTCGACGGCGTCGAGCACGTGCTCGTGACGGCCGGCACTGGTGTGCCCACGTCGGGCCTGATCCTGGGCTGA
- a CDS encoding type IV toxin-antitoxin system AbiEi family antitoxin → MAGPFIGSEALSAGALTKGQLTACHTRLFRNVYVAKDIDITAADRAKAAWLWSRRRGVVAGFSAAALHGSEWVDAAEPAELIHDNRHRLPGLHVRSDRLLPDEIQIVGGVPVTTPARTAVDLACWHPTIPAVAGIDALARAAEIKDVDVQAILRRSSGRRGIARGKASLDLVDAGAESPKESWLRVILIQAGLPRPQTQILVHDDFGDVFARLDMGWPKVKVAAEYDGEQHRKDRIRYNWDVKRQEKLHRCGWIVIRVLAGDREPDIIRRVRTALAQRA, encoded by the coding sequence ATGGCGGGACCATTCATCGGCAGCGAGGCCCTCTCGGCGGGCGCGTTGACCAAGGGTCAGCTGACTGCATGCCACACGCGGCTGTTTCGAAATGTCTATGTTGCCAAAGACATCGACATCACCGCCGCCGACCGTGCCAAGGCGGCGTGGCTGTGGTCGCGACGGCGCGGCGTGGTCGCGGGCTTCTCGGCGGCGGCACTCCATGGCAGCGAATGGGTGGATGCTGCAGAACCCGCCGAACTCATCCACGACAACCGCCATCGGCTGCCCGGGCTGCACGTACGTAGTGATCGTCTGCTGCCCGACGAAATCCAGATAGTGGGCGGTGTGCCCGTGACCACCCCTGCCCGGACAGCGGTTGATTTGGCCTGCTGGCATCCAACAATCCCGGCCGTGGCCGGCATTGACGCACTGGCTCGGGCCGCCGAGATCAAAGACGTAGATGTGCAGGCAATCCTGCGGCGCTCCAGTGGTCGCCGCGGGATTGCACGCGGGAAGGCGTCACTCGATCTGGTCGATGCCGGCGCAGAGTCGCCGAAGGAAAGCTGGCTGCGTGTCATCCTGATTCAGGCAGGGCTACCCAGACCGCAGACCCAAATTCTGGTCCACGACGACTTCGGGGACGTGTTCGCCCGCCTTGACATGGGGTGGCCCAAGGTGAAGGTGGCTGCCGAGTACGACGGCGAACAGCATCGCAAAGACCGCATCCGCTACAACTGGGATGTCAAACGCCAGGAGAAGCTACACCGCTGCGGCTGGATCGTCATTCGGGTGCTGGCCGGTGACCGAGAACCGGACATCATCCGTCGGGTCCGCACCGCGTTAGCCCAACGAGCGTGA
- a CDS encoding MaoC/PaaZ C-terminal domain-containing protein: MPINPDVALGAEFGDVEFSWTASNVQLYNLALGAGADPLDPRELSYVIDHKPQVLPTFGCVAASFNDIEPPKVSWPGVDIDLAKILHASEQVSVPAPLPPSGSARAVSRIVEVWDKGKAAVVVLETSVTALDGSPLWTQRRSIFARGEGGFGGERGPSTSVAAPERAPDVELELPTLPQQALLYRLCGDRNPLHSDPEFAAAAGFPKPILHGLCTFGITCKAIVDACLDSDVSRVASYGARFAGVVFPGETLLARLWRDDGRVVGDVVVPERDGSAALSGVELVTA; the protein is encoded by the coding sequence ATGCCGATCAATCCGGACGTCGCGCTGGGCGCCGAGTTCGGCGACGTCGAATTCTCGTGGACAGCAAGCAATGTGCAGCTCTACAACCTCGCGCTGGGGGCGGGCGCAGACCCGCTTGATCCCCGCGAGTTGAGCTACGTGATAGATCACAAGCCGCAGGTGCTGCCCACCTTCGGCTGCGTGGCGGCGTCCTTCAACGACATCGAGCCGCCGAAGGTCAGTTGGCCGGGCGTCGACATCGACCTCGCCAAAATTCTGCACGCCTCCGAGCAGGTGAGCGTGCCTGCGCCGTTGCCGCCGTCGGGCAGTGCCCGCGCCGTGAGCCGGATCGTCGAGGTGTGGGACAAGGGCAAGGCCGCGGTCGTCGTGCTGGAAACGTCGGTGACCGCCTTGGACGGGTCGCCGCTGTGGACGCAGCGACGCTCGATTTTCGCCCGCGGCGAAGGCGGATTCGGCGGTGAGCGCGGACCGTCAACGTCGGTTGCCGCGCCCGAGCGGGCACCGGATGTGGAGCTGGAGCTTCCGACGCTGCCGCAGCAGGCGCTGCTCTACCGACTGTGCGGGGACCGCAATCCGCTGCACTCCGATCCTGAATTCGCCGCTGCCGCAGGCTTTCCTAAGCCGATCCTGCACGGGCTGTGCACCTTCGGCATCACCTGTAAGGCGATCGTCGACGCCTGTCTGGACAGCGACGTCAGCCGGGTGGCCTCCTACGGTGCGCGCTTCGCGGGCGTGGTGTTTCCCGGTGAGACGTTGCTGGCGCGGCTGTGGCGCGACGACGGTCGCGTCGTAGGCGACGTGGTGGTGCCCGAACGCGATGGCAGCGCCGCATTGTCCGGCGTCGAATTGGTCACCGCCTAG